Proteins encoded together in one Acetonema longum DSM 6540 window:
- a CDS encoding AraC family transcriptional regulator, with the protein MQVDINQLAGNFSRISFQIIDVIKATVPPGKKCLDVFTPAVSGLIFPLQGRARMHFDGVAYEMSPGKIFHGGPNMPLNKEVVGDVEWSYMVVHYQVADSARKEFPQAFSHYQLDSGHSPRIRDLLHRLHHVCAKPGNLPALQAKSLFFGILDETLTSAGSRYNQQDRELVEQAIEYMKHHYREPLTIAAWAGQYGLNSKQFAYLFQKHTGIAPLDYLIDYRVRRARELLCATFRSIAEISTCVGYPDPYYFSKLFKKRTGFTPTTLREKFGLRRSL; encoded by the coding sequence ATGCAAGTAGATATTAATCAATTAGCGGGGAATTTCTCCCGCATCTCCTTCCAAATCATTGATGTTATTAAAGCCACCGTCCCGCCGGGGAAGAAATGCCTTGACGTTTTCACACCGGCGGTTTCGGGTCTGATTTTTCCTTTGCAGGGGCGTGCCAGGATGCATTTTGACGGTGTGGCCTACGAGATGTCGCCGGGCAAAATCTTTCACGGCGGTCCCAATATGCCTCTGAATAAAGAGGTAGTTGGAGACGTGGAGTGGAGTTATATGGTAGTCCATTATCAGGTAGCGGATAGTGCCAGGAAAGAATTTCCCCAAGCCTTTTCCCATTATCAACTGGATTCAGGCCATAGTCCCCGCATCCGGGATTTACTCCACCGCCTGCATCACGTTTGCGCCAAACCGGGCAACTTGCCGGCCTTGCAAGCCAAATCGCTGTTTTTTGGCATTCTGGATGAAACCCTGACCTCCGCCGGCAGCCGTTACAACCAGCAGGACCGGGAGCTGGTGGAACAGGCCATCGAATATATGAAGCATCACTACAGAGAACCGTTGACAATAGCTGCCTGGGCCGGACAATATGGCTTAAACAGCAAGCAGTTCGCCTATCTGTTTCAAAAGCATACCGGAATAGCGCCCCTAGATTATTTGATCGACTACCGGGTTCGTCGAGCCAGGGAACTCCTATGCGCCACCTTCAGATCTATAGCGGAAATCTCTACCTGTGTCGGGTACCCTGATCCCTATTATTTCAGTAAATTATTCAAAAAACGTACCGGCTTTACTCCCACTACCCTGAGGGAAAAATTTGGCCTGCGTCGGTCGCTTTAA
- a CDS encoding TonB-dependent siderophore receptor: MFWYTPAIVYAEDAQQTAEAGSESADADEKNEAPMEEVEVTAKRDQLPPVYAGGQVARGGNIGVLGNKDFMDTPFNIISYTSETMEDQQADTLYDVLINDPSVRFATSAGGTNENYMIRGLELNYQYLYFNGMTGLAPHHHVPVEFLERVEVLKGPTSFLYGGVSTSVGGAINLVPKRAGEEDITDFTTSYTSTSHLGGHIDLGRRFGENKEWGIRFNGVYEDGETAVDDQTKERLLGAVGVDYQSDKWRMSLDSYYSENSYDNGSSSMYYLGSGYTKAPDGSTNAYRGTDGTMENTGILLKGEYDVEDDLTAYFGIGTLSTKATGFINGNHVLNLQSDGTATLRNVFKQYFWTETTSADFGLRSTFQTGAVKHQVVLGTSLVDTDYSNAYTQGSGNYATNIYNPISVASYYDSLTQPSRGNKTLVTELSSVLLSDTLSFDDDKVQLTLGARRQNVDQTTYKYANSLATGNPTSTSVYESDATTPMVGLVVKPWGESVSFYANYIEALSPGTVVGITYDNANEVLAPYKTKQHEIGVKWDEGNFANTLAIFQIAMPSSTTTNNVYSYDGEQKSRGIEWNTFGSIAKNLRLLGGIAYTKGEIVNSATSSNNGNTPYGVPEWTMNAGVEWDTPWDENLTLSLRAVYTGSQYINNANTMEIPDWVRYDIGARYKSVINKVPVTYRLSVENLFDKHYWAGCFSAENYVTLGAARTVKLSATMHF; encoded by the coding sequence ATGTTCTGGTACACACCGGCTATTGTTTATGCCGAGGACGCTCAACAAACGGCTGAAGCCGGCAGCGAATCGGCCGATGCTGACGAAAAAAATGAAGCCCCCATGGAAGAAGTAGAAGTAACCGCCAAACGTGACCAGCTGCCTCCCGTCTATGCAGGCGGCCAGGTGGCGCGCGGCGGTAATATCGGCGTATTAGGCAATAAGGATTTTATGGACACTCCCTTTAACATTATTAGTTATACCTCTGAAACCATGGAAGATCAACAGGCCGACACACTGTACGATGTGCTGATCAATGACCCTTCCGTCCGGTTTGCCACCTCTGCCGGTGGCACCAATGAGAACTATATGATCCGCGGTTTAGAACTGAATTATCAGTATCTCTATTTTAACGGCATGACGGGTTTGGCGCCGCACCATCATGTTCCGGTTGAATTTCTCGAGCGAGTGGAGGTGCTGAAGGGTCCCACTTCCTTTCTTTATGGTGGAGTAAGCACTTCGGTGGGCGGCGCTATCAACCTGGTGCCCAAGCGTGCCGGAGAGGAGGATATCACTGACTTTACCACCAGCTATACCTCCACCTCACATTTGGGCGGCCATATTGATCTTGGGCGTCGGTTTGGCGAAAATAAAGAATGGGGCATTCGCTTCAATGGTGTCTACGAGGATGGTGAAACCGCAGTTGACGATCAAACCAAAGAGCGGCTGCTGGGCGCTGTGGGTGTGGATTATCAAAGCGACAAATGGCGCATGTCTCTGGATTCCTACTATTCGGAAAATAGTTATGATAACGGATCCAGCTCTATGTACTACCTGGGCAGCGGTTATACAAAAGCGCCGGACGGCTCGACCAATGCGTACCGGGGAACAGATGGCACGATGGAGAATACTGGAATCCTGCTTAAAGGTGAATATGATGTTGAGGACGATTTAACCGCTTATTTCGGGATCGGTACATTATCGACCAAGGCAACCGGCTTCATCAACGGCAATCATGTTCTGAATCTCCAGTCCGATGGAACGGCAACACTTCGGAATGTTTTTAAACAATACTTTTGGACAGAGACCACTTCCGCCGATTTCGGGCTGCGCAGTACTTTCCAGACCGGTGCGGTAAAGCATCAGGTCGTTTTAGGCACAAGCTTGGTGGATACGGATTATTCCAATGCTTATACTCAGGGCAGTGGTAATTATGCGACGAACATTTATAACCCGATCTCAGTTGCCAGCTATTATGATAGCCTGACGCAACCAAGCCGGGGCAACAAGACCCTCGTGACTGAGCTTTCCAGTGTTCTTCTGTCTGACACCCTTTCTTTTGACGATGATAAAGTACAGTTAACCTTGGGGGCGCGGCGGCAAAATGTGGATCAGACAACCTATAAGTACGCCAACAGCCTTGCCACCGGAAACCCGACATCCACAAGTGTCTACGAATCAGACGCTACGACACCGATGGTCGGCCTTGTCGTCAAGCCATGGGGGGAATCGGTTTCCTTCTACGCCAATTACATTGAGGCGCTTTCCCCGGGAACTGTGGTCGGTATAACCTATGACAATGCCAATGAAGTACTGGCGCCCTATAAAACCAAACAACATGAAATCGGCGTCAAATGGGACGAAGGTAATTTTGCCAATACCCTGGCTATTTTCCAAATCGCAATGCCCAGTTCTACGACGACGAACAATGTTTATTCCTACGACGGCGAACAGAAAAGCCGCGGTATTGAGTGGAACACCTTCGGCAGTATCGCGAAAAATCTTCGCCTTTTAGGGGGCATTGCCTATACGAAAGGCGAGATAGTCAATTCCGCTACAAGCTCTAATAACGGCAATACCCCGTATGGAGTACCGGAATGGACGATGAACGCCGGCGTCGAGTGGGACACGCCGTGGGATGAGAATTTAACGCTTTCGCTGCGGGCCGTATATACCGGGTCCCAATATATTAATAATGCCAACACCATGGAAATCCCAGACTGGGTGCGCTATGATATCGGTGCGCGATACAAAAGCGTGATTAACAAAGTACCGGTCACATATCGGCTCAGTGTGGAAAACCTGTTTGACAAACATTACTGGGCAGGTTGCTTCAGTGCCGAAAATTATGTCACGCTAGGCGCTGCCCGCACGGTTAAGCTATCAGCAACCATGCATTTCTAA
- a CDS encoding ABC transporter substrate-binding protein: MKRLLGLLVSLVLLTGLLSGCGGTPAKKGAGILKNAPGQEMKESAWPRTIIDAAGNKVLLKQPPQRIALLHSLYLEHFFALGTPPTASMGASAGTAMKVLQTWETLKPFAKTADVMDLGSSRDLNLEAVLAANPDVIVTFKGRHVEKVYDQLVQIAPVILVDFSASWQDQTMACAEIVGREGFARDFIKEAETIIAMAKENLSQHKNKTMALFRTDGKSFISRGNRQYYETFGISKPAGYPDDYESMSLEAVAEMNPDYIVFQDSREMARAFVKNQEAWAIWQELDAVKQGHVFYFDDSLNTFGPLAMRLTADKLVEIYSGP, translated from the coding sequence ATGAAACGACTGTTGGGACTGCTGGTCTCGCTTGTACTTTTAACAGGACTGCTGTCCGGCTGTGGCGGGACTCCCGCAAAAAAGGGCGCCGGTATATTAAAAAACGCTCCCGGACAGGAAATGAAAGAATCCGCCTGGCCCAGGACAATCATCGATGCTGCCGGCAATAAAGTGCTGTTAAAGCAGCCGCCCCAAAGGATTGCGCTGCTTCACTCCTTATATCTGGAACACTTCTTTGCGCTGGGGACGCCGCCGACTGCCTCCATGGGCGCCTCCGCCGGAACTGCTATGAAGGTGCTGCAAACCTGGGAGACGCTGAAACCCTTCGCTAAAACAGCTGATGTCATGGACTTGGGCAGTTCCCGTGATTTGAATCTGGAGGCGGTTTTAGCCGCCAATCCGGACGTGATTGTTACATTTAAAGGCCGTCATGTGGAAAAAGTCTATGATCAACTGGTTCAGATCGCTCCGGTTATCCTAGTGGACTTTAGCGCTTCCTGGCAGGACCAGACGATGGCCTGTGCGGAAATCGTCGGCAGGGAAGGCTTTGCCCGGGATTTTATTAAGGAAGCCGAGACAATCATTGCTATGGCTAAAGAGAATCTGAGTCAGCACAAAAACAAAACCATGGCACTGTTTCGCACTGATGGGAAATCCTTTATCTCGCGGGGCAACAGGCAGTATTACGAAACCTTCGGCATTTCCAAGCCCGCGGGCTATCCCGATGACTATGAGAGCATGTCGTTAGAGGCTGTGGCGGAGATGAACCCTGATTATATCGTGTTTCAGGACTCTCGCGAAATGGCCCGGGCATTTGTAAAAAACCAGGAAGCTTGGGCAATATGGCAGGAATTGGACGCAGTAAAACAGGGACATGTCTTTTACTTCGACGACTCCCTTAATACCTTCGGACCGCTGGCCATGCGCCTCACGGCTGATAAACTGGTCGAGATATATTCCGGTCCCTGA
- a CDS encoding FecCD family ABC transporter permease produces the protein MKQLQESVRPGPALHTQKKSRALAAWLIIILGPGLVAWLMALSITKGAADISLPLVWDALFRFDGGDIRHLIVADLRLPRVVASALAGAAFAVAGALMQGMTRNPLADSGLIGLNAGAGFALSLCFAFFPHLGYLKLILCSFLGAAFGGVLATGIASLGRSGALPMRLVLAGAAVSALLTALSQGVALYFNVAQNLMFWTLGGVAGSNWTQVSIMTPWIGAGLLGAVALSRFITLLSLGEEVAKGLGLNTVLVSILGSLLVLVLAGTAVSVLGAVSFVGLMVPHLARFLIGVDYRWIIPASAVLGAFLLVLADLGARTLTPPFEIPVGALISLIGVPFFLYLARRQRRAL, from the coding sequence ATGAAACAGCTACAAGAATCAGTACGGCCGGGACCGGCATTGCATACACAGAAAAAAAGCCGCGCACTGGCGGCGTGGCTGATCATCATCTTGGGGCCGGGGCTGGTCGCTTGGCTTATGGCTCTCTCCATCACCAAGGGAGCAGCAGACATCTCTCTGCCTCTGGTCTGGGACGCCTTATTCCGCTTTGACGGGGGAGATATCCGTCACCTGATTGTGGCGGACCTGCGCCTGCCCCGGGTGGTAGCCAGTGCCCTTGCCGGCGCTGCCTTTGCCGTGGCTGGAGCTCTCATGCAGGGCATGACCCGAAACCCTCTCGCGGATTCCGGGCTGATTGGGTTAAACGCCGGGGCGGGCTTTGCCCTGTCTCTGTGTTTTGCTTTTTTTCCGCATCTGGGGTATCTGAAACTCATCCTGTGTTCCTTTTTAGGGGCGGCGTTCGGCGGGGTGCTGGCGACCGGCATCGCCTCTCTGGGACGCAGCGGCGCGTTACCCATGCGCCTGGTGCTGGCAGGGGCGGCGGTCAGCGCTTTGCTGACCGCCCTTAGCCAAGGTGTGGCACTGTATTTTAACGTGGCGCAAAATCTCATGTTCTGGACGTTAGGCGGCGTAGCCGGTTCTAACTGGACTCAAGTCAGCATTATGACACCTTGGATTGGAGCTGGGCTATTGGGGGCAGTGGCGCTTTCACGTTTCATTACTCTCCTAAGCCTGGGGGAGGAAGTGGCTAAGGGATTGGGACTGAATACAGTGTTGGTCAGCATTCTGGGCTCGCTGCTGGTGCTGGTCCTGGCGGGAACTGCCGTGTCGGTCCTGGGGGCGGTGAGCTTTGTGGGCCTGATGGTGCCTCATCTGGCCCGGTTCCTGATAGGGGTGGATTATCGTTGGATTATCCCTGCTTCGGCGGTTCTGGGCGCTTTCTTACTGGTATTAGCGGATTTGGGGGCGCGGACGCTGACCCCGCCTTTTGAAATCCCTGTCGGCGCGCTGATTTCCCTGATTGGCGTTCCCTTCTTCCTGTATCTGGCCCGCCGGCAAAGGAGGGCTCTGTGA
- a CDS encoding FecCD family ABC transporter permease has product MAERQTNHELYQRKIALRHAVIVASCAALLILSLIVSMNIGYIPLSPMDTLRTLMGDGTERETLILFQFRLPRILISVLVGAGLALSGCIVQGISRNALADPGLLGIHAGAGLMVILYVLFFGAQSFLSVLTLPFLALTGAGITAVMIYVLAFKPSDGVALLRLILTGLAVQAGISALTTVLVVKLDDTQFDFVALWQAGSIWGSNWKFILALLPWMLLLIPYVLMQSRVLDVLSFGDETAVSLGLGVEKERRRLLAAAVALAAVCVAVSGSIGFIGLIAPHLARRLVGPKHVILLPACGLIGAALLSAADTLARGIMQPAEIPAGIMAAMIGAPYFLYLLARTR; this is encoded by the coding sequence ATGGCCGAACGGCAAACCAATCATGAGCTTTATCAACGAAAAATTGCCCTGCGCCATGCCGTTATTGTGGCTTCCTGCGCCGCGCTTCTGATCCTCTCGCTGATCGTCAGCATGAATATCGGATACATTCCGCTTTCGCCCATGGATACTTTAAGGACGCTCATGGGGGACGGCACAGAGCGGGAAACCCTGATCCTGTTTCAGTTCCGGCTGCCCCGCATTCTGATCTCCGTGCTGGTTGGGGCTGGACTGGCCCTGTCCGGATGCATCGTCCAGGGGATTTCCCGGAATGCACTGGCCGACCCGGGTTTGCTGGGGATTCATGCCGGGGCGGGGTTGATGGTGATCCTTTATGTGCTGTTTTTTGGTGCCCAGTCCTTTTTGTCGGTGCTGACTCTGCCCTTTTTGGCCTTGACCGGGGCAGGCATTACGGCGGTTATGATCTATGTGCTGGCTTTTAAACCAAGCGATGGTGTCGCTCTCTTGCGCCTGATTCTGACCGGACTGGCGGTGCAGGCGGGGATTTCGGCTTTGACCACCGTGCTGGTTGTTAAGCTGGATGATACCCAATTCGATTTTGTGGCTCTGTGGCAAGCCGGCAGCATCTGGGGAAGCAACTGGAAATTTATCCTGGCATTGTTGCCCTGGATGTTGCTTTTGATTCCCTATGTGCTGATGCAATCCCGTGTGCTGGATGTGCTCAGCTTTGGCGATGAGACAGCTGTCAGTCTGGGCCTTGGGGTAGAAAAGGAACGGCGGAGGCTTTTGGCCGCTGCGGTAGCTTTGGCTGCAGTCTGCGTGGCAGTCAGCGGCAGCATCGGCTTTATCGGGCTAATTGCGCCCCATTTGGCCCGGCGGCTGGTGGGGCCGAAGCACGTTATACTGTTGCCTGCCTGCGGGCTGATCGGCGCGGCATTGCTTTCGGCGGCGGATACTCTGGCCAGAGGAATCATGCAGCCAGCAGAAATTCCGGCCGGCATTATGGCGGCGATGATCGGCGCGCCCTACTTTCTTTACCTGCTGGCGAGAACCAGATAA
- a CDS encoding ABC transporter ATP-binding protein, translating to MNSIVTENLAVAYEDNLVVTDLELQIPQGKITTIIGPNGCGKSTVLKAVGRILKPKKGLVYLNGEDIRRLSTREVAQKMAILPQFPQAPAGLTVGELVSYGRFPHQRSFGKLKTSDKKIIDWALEVTKLAVLDTTAVDSLSGGQRQRVWIAMALAQQTDLILLDEPTTYLDLSYQLEVLELLHRLNREQGCTIVMVLHDLNLAARFADYMVAIRGGEIICHGAPEAVMTAEVLRQAFHIDAQIITEPRTGRPTCISYDLIKDQPEGGAKP from the coding sequence ATGAACAGCATTGTAACGGAAAATCTGGCCGTGGCTTATGAAGACAACCTGGTGGTAACCGACCTGGAACTACAGATTCCCCAGGGCAAGATCACCACGATTATCGGCCCCAACGGCTGCGGAAAATCTACGGTGCTTAAAGCCGTAGGACGCATCCTGAAACCGAAAAAAGGCCTGGTGTACTTAAACGGAGAGGATATCCGCCGCCTTTCCACCAGGGAGGTGGCGCAGAAAATGGCCATATTACCGCAGTTTCCCCAGGCCCCGGCAGGGCTTACGGTGGGGGAACTGGTATCCTATGGCCGCTTTCCCCACCAACGGAGTTTTGGCAAGCTAAAGACCTCTGATAAAAAGATCATCGATTGGGCTCTTGAGGTCACCAAACTTGCCGTCCTGGATACTACGGCAGTGGACAGCCTGTCCGGCGGACAGCGCCAACGAGTCTGGATCGCCATGGCTTTGGCCCAGCAAACCGATTTGATCTTATTGGACGAACCGACGACTTATCTTGATTTGTCCTATCAGCTGGAAGTGCTGGAACTGCTCCATCGCCTGAACCGGGAACAAGGCTGTACGATTGTGATGGTACTGCATGATTTAAACCTGGCCGCCCGTTTTGCCGACTATATGGTGGCCATCCGGGGCGGGGAGATTATCTGCCATGGCGCGCCGGAGGCAGTGATGACCGCTGAAGTGCTGCGGCAAGCTTTCCATATTGACGCCCAAATTATCACCGAGCCCCGCACAGGCCGGCCAACCTGCATTTCTTATGACCTGATTAAGGACCAGCCGGAAGGAGGGGCGAAACCATGA
- a CDS encoding nitrogenase component 1 translates to MNELSRLKRLSAVRSSSGIQFLTPAVSPGSHCPMRIASVIVEGIEGLSSLLVGMPECTTHSRLFNPYPEGKHGELHWLYVLEEQEVVFGCREGLINALQKMDRAGAKAILLIVTCVPELIGEDIEGILHEVQPELSARVTFVMLGQFKNVSYPPGSWKTMEALGRLMAAKETDKTRINVLGRSPDEEHIPLPSILPELNRQGFSLRYLAPGASLADFQSATDARLNLVVSPFMQPLAVRMEREFGIPYIPLHILYDAESIDRTYQALAADLGLAWGDETWKEERRQALALEKQVGERVKGLRYAFSLRLDMPLPLAVYLAKLGMEPVLLHMEEYYPEDKDHALELISRGQDPLICRMVNIEAELSILEKLDIDVCFGYLPERSKTIPCVPEMLDFYGQTGYGRTGGLLQRILRILDQRDIGKGGTGNGAASV, encoded by the coding sequence ATGAACGAGTTAAGCCGCCTAAAGCGCCTGTCAGCGGTAAGGTCCAGCAGCGGCATCCAGTTTCTTACGCCTGCCGTTTCCCCCGGATCGCATTGCCCCATGCGCATTGCCTCGGTCATCGTAGAAGGGATTGAAGGGCTTTCCTCCCTGCTGGTGGGAATGCCTGAGTGCACCACTCACTCCCGGCTGTTTAATCCCTACCCGGAGGGAAAACACGGGGAACTGCACTGGCTGTATGTGCTGGAGGAGCAGGAAGTGGTTTTTGGCTGCCGGGAGGGTCTGATCAATGCTCTCCAAAAGATGGATCGGGCCGGGGCCAAGGCTATTCTGCTGATCGTCACCTGTGTGCCGGAACTGATCGGGGAAGATATAGAGGGAATTCTGCACGAAGTGCAACCGGAATTGTCCGCCCGGGTCACCTTCGTTATGCTGGGCCAGTTCAAGAACGTCAGCTATCCGCCCGGTTCATGGAAGACTATGGAGGCACTGGGCCGGCTGATGGCGGCGAAAGAAACCGATAAGACCCGGATCAATGTGCTGGGCCGCTCTCCGGATGAAGAGCACATCCCCCTGCCTTCTATACTGCCTGAGCTTAACCGGCAGGGGTTCTCTTTGCGCTATTTGGCCCCGGGCGCATCCCTGGCAGATTTTCAAAGTGCAACCGATGCCAGGCTCAATCTGGTGGTTTCTCCCTTCATGCAGCCCCTGGCCGTCAGAATGGAACGGGAATTTGGCATTCCCTATATTCCTCTGCACATACTTTATGATGCAGAGAGCATTGACCGGACCTATCAGGCTCTGGCGGCAGATTTAGGCCTTGCCTGGGGGGATGAGACCTGGAAAGAAGAACGCCGGCAGGCTCTTGCCCTGGAGAAGCAGGTCGGGGAAAGGGTGAAGGGACTTCGTTACGCTTTTTCGCTGCGGCTGGATATGCCCCTTCCCCTGGCCGTTTATCTGGCCAAACTCGGTATGGAGCCTGTGCTGCTGCATATGGAAGAATATTACCCGGAGGATAAAGACCATGCCCTGGAGCTCATTAGCCGGGGACAGGACCCCTTGATCTGCCGTATGGTGAATATTGAAGCTGAGCTTTCGATTCTGGAAAAGCTGGACATTGATGTATGTTTTGGCTATTTGCCGGAACGCAGCAAAACCATCCCCTGTGTGCCGGAAATGCTTGATTTTTACGGGCAAACAGGGTACGGTCGAACCGGCGGCCTGTTGCAAAGAATCTTACGCATATTAGACCAGCGGGATATAGGGAAAGGAGGAACTGGCAATGGGGCTGCATCGGTTTAA
- a CDS encoding nitrogenase component 1 has protein sequence MGLHRFKPPASGRMGTLWTLAGIRGAALVEFGCMGHMLYSGLTLKRAGVQEGCKLYSTHIDETDIAFGDTGRLKETIDHVIQKDQPRVIFLLPSAIPEVIGTDIAAFCEEVQPDYPDVRLLPFGQGGFDVIHHQGVQEALLLLARTLPAEVGRTPRPTFNIIGSCADLFRFQADAGEMIRLMAGAFGIEPLCVMTSDASVSQIENMGGAHVNLVIRREGEPAARHLQQRFGTPYFAGRPYGIEGTGRWLTEIAAICGLKVDSSFLKAERETLRRQLTPVMPSFQHIVRSHPEEAILSLGGHADVIKGILAFGCGELSLVKGACWCDCPDMAGEDIPYFTEEQWSKAIQEQKKGFIMASGEALEWAGRNRELQISSPDTKWRLHPYEPPFVGFHGAVHLINLWINEAQGGR, from the coding sequence ATGGGGCTGCATCGGTTTAAACCTCCAGCATCAGGACGCATGGGCACGCTTTGGACTCTGGCCGGCATTCGCGGCGCGGCTTTAGTAGAATTCGGCTGTATGGGGCACATGCTGTACAGCGGCCTGACCCTGAAACGAGCCGGGGTCCAGGAGGGCTGCAAGCTCTACTCAACCCATATCGACGAAACGGATATTGCTTTTGGCGATACCGGCAGACTGAAAGAGACTATCGATCATGTGATCCAAAAGGATCAGCCGCGGGTGATTTTTCTTTTGCCCTCGGCGATCCCTGAAGTGATCGGGACGGATATTGCCGCTTTTTGTGAGGAAGTGCAGCCGGACTATCCGGACGTTCGCCTGCTGCCCTTTGGGCAGGGCGGTTTTGACGTTATCCACCACCAGGGCGTACAGGAGGCGCTGCTGTTGCTGGCCCGGACCCTGCCGGCAGAGGTAGGCCGGACACCCCGGCCCACTTTTAACATTATTGGCTCCTGCGCCGACTTGTTCCGGTTTCAGGCTGATGCCGGCGAGATGATCCGCCTGATGGCAGGGGCTTTCGGCATAGAGCCTCTGTGCGTCATGACCTCGGATGCATCGGTATCTCAGATCGAAAATATGGGCGGGGCTCATGTCAATCTGGTGATACGCCGGGAAGGAGAGCCCGCCGCGCGTCATCTCCAGCAGCGGTTCGGGACACCGTACTTTGCGGGACGGCCCTACGGCATTGAAGGCACTGGCCGCTGGCTGACGGAAATCGCCGCGATATGCGGTCTCAAGGTGGATAGCTCCTTCCTGAAAGCAGAGAGAGAAACCCTGCGGCGGCAGCTTACGCCGGTAATGCCGTCTTTTCAGCACATCGTACGGTCTCATCCTGAGGAAGCCATATTATCTTTGGGGGGACATGCCGATGTGATCAAGGGTATTCTGGCCTTTGGCTGCGGCGAGCTCTCGTTGGTAAAAGGGGCTTGCTGGTGCGACTGTCCTGATATGGCCGGTGAGGATATTCCCTATTTTACGGAAGAACAATGGTCAAAGGCGATTCAGGAGCAGAAAAAGGGCTTTATCATGGCCAGCGGCGAGGCTCTGGAATGGGCGGGACGGAACCGGGAGCTGCAAATTTCCAGCCCGGATACCAAATGGCGTTTGCATCCTTATGAACCGCCCTTTGTCGGCTTTCACGGCGCGGTGCATCTCATCAATCTATGGATCAACGAAGCCCAGGGGGGCCGTTGA
- a CDS encoding ABC transporter substrate-binding protein, whose amino-acid sequence MRKGLRTWGLMLLTSVSLGVYAAGCGSQARDAAMPAAEKPASRVVQYLGKEYTLPVKAEKIVVTGALEGLEDLLALGVKPVGSMSIGGTFPAIFADILQEAKPIGERMQPSFETLLQIRPDVIISSDKFPAATAIQLGKIAPTIPLSHFPGDGEANLRFLGELTGSGDKAEAMIRQYRQKAAAAQDHLPARVKDKKVVAIRIRVGSISVYPAHVFFNDVLYTDLGLPVPAEIRAVKYQELISLEKFSEMDPDYIFLQYAAGENPAHPQAVENLQQNPIWRSLKAMKNNRVFVNVVDPLIQGVAIGGKIQFLEAALEKLHQ is encoded by the coding sequence ATGAGAAAGGGATTACGGACCTGGGGCCTGATGCTGTTGACGTCGGTAAGCTTAGGTGTTTATGCTGCCGGCTGCGGTTCCCAGGCGCGAGACGCCGCAATGCCTGCTGCCGAAAAGCCGGCTTCACGGGTGGTGCAGTATCTGGGCAAGGAATATACGCTGCCGGTCAAGGCTGAGAAAATCGTGGTCACCGGGGCCCTGGAGGGGCTGGAGGACCTGCTGGCGCTGGGAGTGAAGCCGGTCGGGTCTATGAGCATCGGCGGCACTTTTCCGGCGATCTTTGCGGACATTCTTCAGGAAGCCAAACCCATAGGCGAGCGGATGCAGCCCAGCTTTGAGACTCTTTTGCAAATTAGGCCCGATGTGATTATCAGCAGTGATAAATTTCCAGCGGCTACAGCCATTCAGCTTGGAAAGATAGCCCCAACCATCCCCTTGTCTCATTTCCCCGGGGACGGTGAGGCCAATCTTCGTTTTTTGGGGGAACTGACTGGCTCCGGGGACAAGGCGGAAGCGATGATCCGGCAGTACCGGCAGAAGGCTGCGGCGGCCCAAGACCATTTGCCGGCAAGGGTAAAGGATAAAAAAGTGGTGGCCATACGCATCCGGGTCGGCAGCATTTCCGTGTATCCCGCCCATGTGTTTTTCAACGACGTTCTCTATACCGATCTGGGTTTGCCGGTGCCGGCGGAAATTCGGGCCGTTAAGTATCAGGAACTCATTTCCCTGGAAAAGTTCAGCGAAATGGACCCGGATTATATCTTTTTACAGTATGCGGCGGGAGAAAACCCGGCTCATCCTCAGGCAGTGGAGAATCTGCAACAGAATCCCATCTGGCGCAGCCTGAAAGCGATGAAAAATAACCGGGTATTCGTGAATGTCGTGGACCCGCTGATACAGGGGGTGGCCATCGGCGGGAAAATTCAATTTTTAGAAGCGGCTCTGGAAAAACTGCACCAGTAA